A region from the Aegilops tauschii subsp. strangulata cultivar AL8/78 chromosome 5, Aet v6.0, whole genome shotgun sequence genome encodes:
- the LOC109755506 gene encoding pentatricopeptide repeat-containing protein At1g31790 isoform X2, translated as MARCSPAKPLCTTAAAPRPSRRRGLLISASASPATTSTRTHRLLALPKPPKPPPPPPLLPRPRLPISNEAPTNGKPDDRREPSTGAASSGSGSSSGAGDVLRLMGLLRVAPDEDVYVSLLRGSVDAAEVAAVHAHVAARAASGLPLPLANRLLLAYATCGDMSAARKVFDEIPVKDGITWATMVSAYSDGCFHDEAIRLFTRMCQEEQGLAGDLLGHAIVAVLRSCARLSRLRGFGEQVHALVVKTKRVCGDTGSSLLQLYIASNQHDSARQVLQAMRCCSQEPVPEAAWTSFMTACHRDGLLDEAIYVFRDMVSSGVARSSFSLSTILAVCAESENCRCYGQQVHGDAIKHGVETDQFVVSGLVHMYAKQGRLADAARAFEAVGGKPDAVCWNAMAMGYARGGWYREATRMMYQMKAAGLDLPGLNVVGMACSR; from the coding sequence ATGGCGCGCTGCTCCCCGGCGAAGCCGCTTTGCACCACCGCCGCGGCCCCGCGCCCCTCTCGCCGCCGCGGTCTGCTCATCAGCGCCTCTGCTTCCCCGGCCACGACATCAACAAGAACGCACCGGCTGTTGGCCCTACCGAAGCCGCCTaaaccaccgccgccgccgcctctcctccCGCGCCCAAGGCTCCCCATCTCCAACGAAGCCCCCACCAACGGCAAGCCAGACGACCGCCGTGAACCATCGACGGGCGCGGCGTCCTCTGGCTCTGGGTCGTCCTCGGGCGCCGGAGACGTGCTCCGCCTCATGGGCTTGCTCCGCGTCGCGCCCGACGAGGACGTCTACGTCTCCCTCCTCAGGGGCTCCGTCGACGCCGCCGAGGTCGCCGCCGTGCACGCCCACGTCGCCGCACGCGCCGCGTCTGGCCTCCCCCTCCCGCTGGCCAACCGGCTGCTGCTCGCCTACGCGACCTGCGGTGACATGTCCGCCGCCCGCAAGGTGTTCGACGAAATTCCCGTGAAAGACGGCATCACGTGGGCGACCATGGTGTCCGCCTACTCTGATGGGTGTTTCCACGACGAAGCGATAAGGCTCTTCACCCGCATGTGCCAAGAAGAACAGGGGCTTGCTGGTGATCTGCTTGGCCATGCCATTGTGGCAGTGCTGCGGTCATGTGCTCGGCTGAGCAGATTAAGGGGCTTTGGTGAGCAGGTACATGCGCTCGTCGTCAAGACAAAGAGAGTCTGCGGTGATACTGGTAGTTCGCTGCTGCAGCTGTACATCGCAAGTAATCAGCATGACAGTGCGCGGCAAGTGCTTCAGGCGATGAGGTGTTGTTCCCAGGAGCCAGTGCCCGAGGCAGCCTGGACTAGCTTCATGACAGCTTGCCACCGAGATGGACTGCTGGATGAGGCCATCTACGTCTTCAGGGACATGGTGTCCTCCGGAGTCGCCAGGAGCAGCTTCTCCCTGTCTACTATCCTTGCGGTATGTGCAGAATCAGAGAACTGCAGGTGCTATGGGCAGCAAGTGCATGGTGATGCCATCAAGCACGGCGTGGAAACAGACCAGTTCGTTGTGTCTGGGTTGGTCCACATGTATGCGAAGCAAGGAAGGCTTGCAGATGCCGCGAGGGCATTTGAGGCAGTGGGTGGCAAGCCTGACGCGGTGTGCTGGAATGCCATGGCCATGGGGTATGCACGCGGTGGGTGGTACAGAGAGGCCACCAGAATGATGTACCAGATGAAAGCTGCTGGACTGGATCTTCCTGGACTAAATGTGGTTGGAATGGCCTGCTCCAGGTGA
- the LOC109755498 gene encoding uncharacterized protein, whose product MSCWDRIWDKFCEESREKLVDDSCWAEVEAKSYALFMGYLSMAVKGLGFLVLTWTTVVLLGGFIDDLQNNDFWCLTFITLVQTAGIFDVLLTEKLSYIGDAFTSIAYVECTRKSDNIWRTVLSRVHTLVLAIFLCPLVAVYMGGLVVSTMLSVWHLIQQDYHADGVRNLKKALLVLYSLVLLQGVTFCYKLMNSWAKGSIVNAVVHERGFDKDCRDGISDYIRETMIGCEKDPSSVKGRNLITYAVGLMESKSPDDYISGVRILDAFAKKLEAAVKEVEGVDDPHQYTRENILKKHLIMSAASPDIVQKLLQTLGRISIYDRETRGHAARVVASIAHDIHLGKYPKAIGYISSLLDTYEEYSILQPYRADWLYETYEQDFKQISLPVNQDDIVEQGDYDVGFAKTYKKLLEVESDHDLLQAYKRLVEQGFRILRKLAANNDNCRVMFGTPYLLPKIMAPVTSDLLHHRNEDGRMKHIDNAACYSIVQGSMKVIAQLTAATGQIGTKLRDEISCSMELITAMRTILECKECNEMLQKIAIWILTHLHQDENSSPGHEGTQEFITMLVDIMTHDKKYKEARRVVAAKALVALSSETGSARIIMESNNNLIHSLTRLIVEKRRCSQMAAEILENICIHCNGDVQSLKTLKEAMPIVVPKANNNSSSAQQQGSGLDRSIYGNPPGGGGISFVMKLKEIVEKHELPRPVCLRIRKLVCKMVISMMNPKGSYVNDGLTSLMAALSSASDDMFILDGYMVFRPRPFRSLASLVEEAQVLVDRNKELFQSQSHASS is encoded by the exons ATGTCATGCTGGGATAGGATTTGGGATAAGTTTTGTGAAGAGTCACGTGAGAAGCTTGTTGATGACAGTTGTTGGGCAGAAGTAGAGGCCAAGAGTTATGCCCTGTTCATGGGCTATCTGTCCATGGCCGTCAAAGGTCTTGGTTTCCTGGTGCTTACTTGGACCACCGTCGTTCTTCTTGGCGGTTTCATTGACGACCTGCAAAACAATGATTTTTGGTGTCTTACATTCATCACCCTTGTGCAGACGGCTGG GATCTTCGATGTGCTTCTGACTGAAAAGCTGAGCTATATTGGAGATGCATTTACTAGCATCGCGTATGTTGAATGCACCAGAAAGTCGGACAACATATGGCGAACTGTTCTGTCCAGGGTTCATACTCTGGTCTTGGCCATTTTCTTGTGCCCTCTGGTGGCTGTCTACATGGGTGGGTTGGTAGTTTCGACCATGCTTTCGGTGTGGCATCTGATACAACAAGATTACCATGCTGACGGAGTTAGAAACCTGAAGAAGGCGCTGCTTGTCTTGTATTCCCTTGTTCTGCTCCAGGGTGTGACTTTCTGCTATAAGCTCATGAATAGTTGGGCAAAGGGGTCTATAGTGAATGCAGTAGTCCACGAAAGAGGCTTTGATAAGGATTGTCGTGATGGGATATCGGATTACATACGTGAAACAATGATCGGATGTGAAAAGGACCCATCTTCCGTTAAAGGAAGGAACCTCATCACATATGCTGTGGGCCTGATGGAGTCTAAGTCGCCTGACGACTACATTTCCGGGGTAAGGATCCTGGACGCTTTCGCCAAAAAACTGGAGGCAGCAGTGAAAGAGGTCGAGGGGGTAGACGATCCGCACCAATACACAAGGGAGAATATACTCAAGAAACATCTGATAATGTCTGCAGCCTCTCCCGATATAGTCCAGAAGCTGCTGCAGACATTGGGCCGCATAAGCATATATGACAGAGAGACGAGGGGGCATGCCGCAAGGGTAGTGGCGAGCATTGCTCACGACATCCATTTGGGGAAATATCCAAAGGCAATTGGCTACATATCTTCCCTCCTTGACACATACGAAGAATACAGTATTCTCCAACCATATAGGGCAGACTGGCTGTACGAGACATATGAACAAGATTTCAAGCAAATATCCTTGCCGGTGAACCAAGATGACATCGTTGAGCAAGGGGACTATGATGTTGGCTTTGCGAAAACCTACAAGAAGCTGCTGGAGGTTGAGAGTGACCATGACCTTCTGCAGGCCTACAAAAGGCTGGTGGAGCAAGGCTTTCGCATCCTTCGGAAGCTCGCAGCCAACAATGACAACTGCAGAGTCATGTTCGGCACCCCATATCTGCTGCCAAAGATTATGGCGCCTGTGACCTCCGACCTACTCCACCACCGCAATGAGGATGGCCGCATGAAGCACATTGACAATGCTGCATGTTACAGCATAGTACAAGGTTCAATGAAGGTGATTGCCCAGCTCACGGCTGCTACAGGGCAGATAGGCACCAAGCTGCGTGATGAAATATCATGCAGTATGGAATTGATCACAGCCATGAGGACGATTCTCGAGTGTAAAGAATGCAATGAGATGCTGCAGAAAATAGCTATTTGGATTCTCACGCACCTACACCAGGATGAAAATTCCAGTCCAGGGCATGAAGGGACACAAGAATTCATTACGATGTTGGTTGACATCATGACCCATGATAAAAAGTACAAGGAGGCTAGAAGGGTGGTAGCAGCTAAAGCACTGGTGGCTCTATCATCCGAAACCGGGAGTGCCAGGATTATCATGGAGTCAAATAACAATCTTATTCACAGTCTGACTAGATTGATTGTTGAAAAACGAAGATGCTCACAAATGGCAGCTGAAATCCTTGAAAATATATGCATTCATTGCAACGGTGATGTTCAAAGCCTCAAAACGCTGAAGGAAGCTATGCCCATTGTGGTTCCAAAG GCAAACAACAACTCGTCGTCCGCACAGCAGCAAGG ATCAGGACTTGACAGATCTATTTACGGTAATCCCCCTGGAGGCGGTGGAATTAGCTTCGTAATGAAGCTCAAAGAGATCGTTGAAAAACATGAGCTCCCCAGACCCGTCTGCCTGAGAATAAGGAAGCTTGTCTGTAAGATGGTCATATCTATGATGAATCCCAAAGGCAGTTATGTCAATGATGGGCTGACGAGCCTGATGGCTGCACTGTCCAGTGCTTCAGATGACATGTTTATTCTTGATGGCTACATGGTTTTCAGACCAAGGCCTTTTAGAAGTCTTGCTTCCCTCGTGGAAGAAGCGCAGGTGCTTGTGGACAGAAACAAAGAGCTTTTCCAGAGCCAAAGTCATGCTTCAAGCTAG
- the LOC109755506 gene encoding pentatricopeptide repeat-containing protein At1g31790 isoform X1 — MARCSPAKPLCTTAAAPRPSRRRGLLISASASPATTSTRTHRLLALPKPPKPPPPPPLLPRPRLPISNEAPTNGKPDDRREPSTGAASSGSGSSSGAGDVLRLMGLLRVAPDEDVYVSLLRGSVDAAEVAAVHAHVAARAASGLPLPLANRLLLAYATCGDMSAARKVFDEIPVKDGITWATMVSAYSDGCFHDEAIRLFTRMCQEEQGLAGDLLGHAIVAVLRSCARLSRLRGFGEQVHALVVKTKRVCGDTGSSLLQLYIASNQHDSARQVLQAMRCCSQEPVPEAAWTSFMTACHRDGLLDEAIYVFRDMVSSGVARSSFSLSTILAVCAESENCRCYGQQVHGDAIKHGVETDQFVVSGLVHMYAKQGRLADAARAFEAVGGKPDAVCWNAMAMGYARGGWYREATRMMYQMKAAGLDLPGLNVVGMACSS, encoded by the exons ATGGCGCGCTGCTCCCCGGCGAAGCCGCTTTGCACCACCGCCGCGGCCCCGCGCCCCTCTCGCCGCCGCGGTCTGCTCATCAGCGCCTCTGCTTCCCCGGCCACGACATCAACAAGAACGCACCGGCTGTTGGCCCTACCGAAGCCGCCTaaaccaccgccgccgccgcctctcctccCGCGCCCAAGGCTCCCCATCTCCAACGAAGCCCCCACCAACGGCAAGCCAGACGACCGCCGTGAACCATCGACGGGCGCGGCGTCCTCTGGCTCTGGGTCGTCCTCGGGCGCCGGAGACGTGCTCCGCCTCATGGGCTTGCTCCGCGTCGCGCCCGACGAGGACGTCTACGTCTCCCTCCTCAGGGGCTCCGTCGACGCCGCCGAGGTCGCCGCCGTGCACGCCCACGTCGCCGCACGCGCCGCGTCTGGCCTCCCCCTCCCGCTGGCCAACCGGCTGCTGCTCGCCTACGCGACCTGCGGTGACATGTCCGCCGCCCGCAAGGTGTTCGACGAAATTCCCGTGAAAGACGGCATCACGTGGGCGACCATGGTGTCCGCCTACTCTGATGGGTGTTTCCACGACGAAGCGATAAGGCTCTTCACCCGCATGTGCCAAGAAGAACAGGGGCTTGCTGGTGATCTGCTTGGCCATGCCATTGTGGCAGTGCTGCGGTCATGTGCTCGGCTGAGCAGATTAAGGGGCTTTGGTGAGCAGGTACATGCGCTCGTCGTCAAGACAAAGAGAGTCTGCGGTGATACTGGTAGTTCGCTGCTGCAGCTGTACATCGCAAGTAATCAGCATGACAGTGCGCGGCAAGTGCTTCAGGCGATGAGGTGTTGTTCCCAGGAGCCAGTGCCCGAGGCAGCCTGGACTAGCTTCATGACAGCTTGCCACCGAGATGGACTGCTGGATGAGGCCATCTACGTCTTCAGGGACATGGTGTCCTCCGGAGTCGCCAGGAGCAGCTTCTCCCTGTCTACTATCCTTGCGGTATGTGCAGAATCAGAGAACTGCAGGTGCTATGGGCAGCAAGTGCATGGTGATGCCATCAAGCACGGCGTGGAAACAGACCAGTTCGTTGTGTCTGGGTTGGTCCACATGTATGCGAAGCAAGGAAGGCTTGCAGATGCCGCGAGGGCATTTGAGGCAGTGGGTGGCAAGCCTGACGCGGTGTGCTGGAATGCCATGGCCATGGGGTATGCACGCGGTGGGTGGTACAGAGAGGCCACCAGAATGATGTACCAGATGAAAGCTGCTGGACTGGATCTTCCTGGACTAAATGTGGTTGGAATGGCCTGCTCCAG TTGA